GCGACGTAGGCGAGCGCTTCATCACCGCCGTGGTGATCGACATCCCCGACCACCGGCAGGAGCTGTACCTGGTCAACTGCGGGCACCCGTCGCCGCTGCTGCTCCGGCCCCGGCAGCCGGCCCGGTTCCTGCAGGTGGACCGTCCCTCGCCGCCGCTCGGGCTGGGCGCCCTGGCCAACGCCCCCTACGAGGTCGTCACCTTTCCGTTCGGCCCCGAGGACCTGCTGCTGCTCCACACCGACGGGCTGATCGAGGCCCGCGACCCGGCCGGCGCCTTCTACCCCCTGGCCGAGCGCGCCGTCGAATGGGACACCGCTGCCCCGTCGGCCTTCCTGGACGCCCTCTGGGCCGACCTCTCCGGCTACGTCGGCGGCGCCCCCGAGGACGACATCGCCCTGATCGCCCTCCGCCGCGGCGCGGCAGCGAGCCGGCAGCGATCGGGGGATGTTCAGGCGGGCGGTTGCAGCGGGTAGGTCCTGATGCCCAGGCCGTGGTAGACGCCGGTGTCGTCGGTGAGCAGCGGCAGCCCCTGGGGCCGGTCGACATCGGGTGAGGCGGCGTGTGCGGCATGGGCGTGGGGCCAGGGCAGGGTGGCGCGGCCGACAGCACCGGCGGCGGCCAGGTCCAGGGGCAGGAAGGTGAGCGCTTCGAGGGAGGCGAAGTAGTCGGCGGAGCCGGGGCGTTCGCGTTCGGCCTGGACCAGGCAGCTGGTGGGCACCAGGATCCGGCGCTGGGGTGACTGGTGAGTGGTGTCGTAGACGTAGGACAGGAAGCGGTTGCCGGTCGCGAGGGCGGCCAGGGCAGTGTGGTCCAGGACGACGGTGCCAGGAGTCAGGACGCGTCGCCTTCGAGGGTTGCCCAGAAGGCCTCGGCGGCCCGGCGGTCGGGGTCGGCGGGGTTGTCGTCGACGGTCACGCCGGCCGCGGCCATGGCGGCGCGGCCGCGGTTCCGGCGTTCGGCGAGTTCGGCCGAGGTGAGGGTCTGGGCGGCCAGGCGGGCCACGACCTGCTTGATGGAGGTGTGGGACTCGTCCGCGATGGCCTTGAGGCGATCGCGGACCTCCACGTCGACCTGGATGGTGGTGAGGGGCATGTCCCGACCTTACGCGCATCTAGAGATCATCTCTAGAATCCGCCTTCCGGGTGGTGTCCGTGATGGCTGGGCAGGCCGTGGGATCCGGGCGGCTAGGACGTGCGGCGGTAGTGGTCCTGGAGCTGGTGCAGGTAGGCGAGGTCGCCGGGGGTGGTGCGGGGGTCGTACGGGGGCGAGGTGCTGACGTCGTTCCTGGTCAGGTCCAGGCCGACGACGCCGGCCCGGCGGTCGACCCGGTCGACGGTGCCGGCCGGGAGCAGGAAGCTCGCTCCCAGGATCCACGGGCCGGTGTCGACCACGATGTAGGCCGCCCCGGGCTCGTACACGGCCTCGGCGACCTTGCCGATCCGGCCGTCGGAGGCCTCGACCCGGAAGCCGGTCACGCCGGCCTCCGGGCCGACGTGCAGCTCCGGTCTGAAGTCCCACACATCCGCGTCCATGCTGCTCCTGTCTGTCGTAGGTGCCGCCGTCTCGTCCGACCGGTCCCATCCTCACCGGAAGGGCGTGGGACCGCTCGCCCACCGGCTCGCGTTCACCGGCTGGGGACGGCGAGCAGCAGGGCGAAGCGCCCGGCGGCGTCGGTCCACCAGTGGCGGACGGTGAACCCGGCGGCGTCGAGTTCCGCGGTCAGGCCCTCGCGACGGAACTTGACCGAGATCTCGGTCCGGATCTCCTCGCCGGCCTCCAGATCGAGGGTCAGGTCGAGGGCCTTGACCGGGACCTGCTGCTGGGCGCGGGAGCGCAGCCGCATCTCGATCCGCTCCTCGGCGGTGTTCCAGACCGCCAGGTGGTCGAAGGCGTCCGGGTCGAAGCCGGCGTCGAGCTCCCGGTTGAGGACGTTCAACACGTTCTTGTCGAAGGCGGCGGTGACGCCCTGGCTGTCGTCGTAGGCCGCGACCAGCACGGCCGGGTCCTTCACCAGGTCCGCGCCGAGCAGCAGGGTGTCGTCCGCGCTGAGCGTCCGGCGCAGCGCGCCG
The Streptacidiphilus albus JL83 genome window above contains:
- a CDS encoding PIN domain-containing protein, which translates into the protein MPTSCLVQAERERPGSADYFASLEALTFLPLDLAAAGAVGRATLPWPHAHAAHAASPDVDRPQGLPLLTDDTGVYHGLGIRTYPLQPPA